The following coding sequences lie in one Cannabis sativa cultivar Pink pepper isolate KNU-18-1 chromosome 5, ASM2916894v1, whole genome shotgun sequence genomic window:
- the LOC115717281 gene encoding protein PXR1, giving the protein MASMQCEKPTKEIEIEITHENTKKIKEKKDDVKKEKKDKHDKKDDSKKKEKKVDDTKKEKKDDSKKKEKKDDGKKKEKKDDGKKEKKDDGKKEKKEKKDDSKKKHKDDK; this is encoded by the coding sequence ATGGCTTCAATGCAGTGTGAAAAACCAACTAAggagattgagattgagattACCCATGAAAATACCAAGAAGATTAAGGAGAAGAAAGATGATGTGAAAAAGGAGAAGAAAGATAAGCATGACAAGAAAGATGATAGCAAAAAGAAGGAGAAGAAAGTAGATGATACTAAAAAGGAGAAGAAAGATGATAGCAAAAAGAAGGAGAAGAAAGATGATGgcaaaaagaaagagaagaaagatgatggcaaaaaggaaaagaaagatgatggcaaaaaggaaaagaaagagaagaaagatGATAGCAAGAAGAAGCACAAGGATGACAAGTAG
- the LOC115717016 gene encoding uncharacterized protein LOC115717016, translated as MASMQCYKPTNETCQQKCLDNCYGHNKHNDSTGSYYSGHSMTGHGQGHNASHGQGYYPGSHTMNKPNTYSTYGQGYGHQQGHHMMTEQYGHSMTKPAPGQSYGMGPTMSHGMGSTLSHGIDMMTHAAHGNTGHAHGSTGHAHGQSHQGYSEHQSYGSHGMMMGANGCKGKKKDRSHKMMMKRRDCNRSGDSSDSGSDSDCN; from the coding sequence ATGGCCTCAATGCAATGCTACAAGCCAACCAATGAGACTTGTCAGCAAAAGTGCCTTGACAACTGTTATGGCCACAATAAGCACAACGATAGTACTGGATCTTACTACTCTGGTCATTCTATGACTGGACATGGCCAAGGCCACAATGCTTCCCACGGTCAGGGTTACTACCCTGGTAGCCACACCATGAACAAACCCAACACATACTCCACCTATGGCCAAGGGTATGGCCACCAACAGGGCCATCACATGATGACTGAGCAGTATGGTCACTCTATGACTAAGCCGGCCCCAGGCCAGTCTTATGGCATGGGTCCAACAATGTCTCATGGTATGGGCTCAACACTGTCTCATGGCATAGACATGATGACTCACGCTGCTCATGGCAATACAGGCCATGCTCATGGCAGTACGGGCCATGCTCATGGTCAAAGCCACCAGGGCTACTCTGAGCATCAATCTTACGGTTCACATGGTATGATGATGGGGGCCAATGGTTGCAAGGGAAAGAAGAAAGATAGGAGTCACAAAATGATGATGAAGCGTCGGGACTGCAACCGCAGTGGTGACAGTAGCGACAGTGGCAGTGACAGTGACTGCAACTAa